In Stieleria varia, one genomic interval encodes:
- a CDS encoding MraY family glycosyltransferase, whose amino-acid sequence MLISWISLYPVRRFAFRLGLVANEGGHSTHSGSTPVGGGIGIWLGIIGTFAAGTIALMVVRQSPDLQSHMPETITPYLDGIWQRCGTLWGLMGAATVLFALGIWDDRRGAPVMIRLVVEFAVAAFVVLVLGFSLTAYIGLPWLTHVMSVLWIVAVINSFNMLDNMDGLSGGVAAIIATSMAAVMLTTPSPGTAQPQFLVASLLLVVCGALLGFLWHNRPPAKIFMGDGGSYLVGFLIAVAMLMATFASTPRPHAVLAPVCAMAIPLYDMTTVLWIRIREGRSIFVGDRSHFSHRLVDLGLSRAQAVMTIHLVTGTCGLAAVLLAHVSVLQAVAVLGIVACMLMLVVILESTGWRKNEN is encoded by the coding sequence ATGCTGATCAGTTGGATCAGCCTGTATCCGGTACGACGGTTCGCGTTTCGGCTGGGACTGGTGGCCAACGAAGGCGGCCATAGCACACACTCCGGCAGCACTCCCGTCGGCGGAGGCATCGGAATTTGGCTGGGGATCATCGGGACCTTCGCCGCTGGAACCATCGCATTGATGGTGGTCAGGCAGTCGCCAGACCTGCAGTCTCATATGCCGGAAACGATCACGCCTTATCTGGATGGCATTTGGCAGCGATGTGGCACGCTGTGGGGGCTGATGGGCGCGGCCACTGTGTTGTTCGCGTTGGGGATTTGGGACGACAGACGCGGCGCCCCCGTGATGATTCGCTTGGTGGTCGAGTTTGCGGTGGCAGCGTTCGTGGTCTTGGTCCTCGGTTTTAGCCTGACCGCATACATCGGGTTGCCGTGGTTGACACACGTGATGTCCGTGTTGTGGATCGTTGCGGTGATCAATTCGTTCAACATGCTGGATAACATGGACGGGCTGAGCGGCGGTGTGGCCGCAATCATCGCCACATCGATGGCGGCCGTGATGTTGACGACACCGAGTCCGGGCACCGCGCAGCCACAGTTCTTGGTCGCGTCACTGTTGTTGGTGGTGTGTGGCGCGTTGCTGGGATTTCTTTGGCACAATCGACCACCGGCCAAGATCTTCATGGGGGATGGTGGCAGCTATCTGGTTGGCTTTTTGATCGCCGTTGCGATGTTGATGGCAACCTTTGCCAGTACACCCAGGCCGCATGCTGTTCTGGCACCGGTCTGTGCGATGGCCATTCCGCTGTACGATATGACCACCGTGTTGTGGATCCGGATCCGCGAAGGACGCAGTATCTTTGTGGGTGACCGCAGCCACTTTTCGCATCGCTTGGTCGACCTGGGGCTCAGTCGCGCCCAAGCCGTGATGACGATCCATCTGGTGACCGGCACGTGTGGTTTGGCAGCCGTCTTGCTCGCGCATGTGTCGGTGTTGCAAGCGGTCGCGGTCCTGGGGATTGTCGCTTGCATGTTGATGCTGGTCGTCATTTTGGAGTCGACCGGATGGCGAAAAAACGAAAACTGA
- a CDS encoding O-antigen ligase family protein, with translation MAKKRKLKPRADRAASVQHEPVSNEASAVSDSPRSLLSLPNVAIALLAGIVVYGWYSPSDSTEVETGAALWFGVLSLALLTLTWGIRGWNGELVDPSNRRSTHWIDGATWALAIWMAVAAWATCPPGNLRAATNEAWLWVSAAAVFTSARYWLADIGIRRAAWSLMISIAVATAILALYQQVISLPQSRADYLADPDGTLRMLGLSAPLGSAERMIFENRLFDGGPTATYALANSMACVVLIGCVLSLGWMVNRWRHNCVLQKSFSVAVFASCFLGLLLSSSRSAFLAFAVGAVAVLLLCRDPSRQESTERTARRSLRRSFALAGVGAGVMSLITVAVLLFGRKEWVEQAPASLAFRLQYWRATLAMAWQHPVFGAGPGGFQSLYQRYRTPGFSEQPADPHNFVFETLASGGFVAVGILIVLSVSIAVAVVKRPPSPRGGRGHESHPPAIAPPYVKTDAFWLGAGLSLSMIWILGALINRMPDGASHMIAVPIAIAVAWALNRRASEMNDATLDILNAVAGLCALIHLSAAGGWTVPGVAMFVWLLAASVTADSQTIAEVGTDDELPPDSRSRMTRAAIGVASGLALLVLMRFISLGPVMDAELAMMKAERVVESSRSDSSESAVLDAIQDAIDADPWAVRAPMWLASQTSWQVIQSDTASNRQQWLAAIRSVRDRAGRDISVYRTLGGQTLHVYQRWGRNEDLELAQQFFEQAIEHSPSDQGLLAQLAAIEAATGNLDRSRELARRAQELADLSGDVVRDLQRQFIFVVQHLGGPAGQEAVRRPASEVLANQLSGMAVK, from the coding sequence ATGGCGAAAAAACGAAAACTGAAACCACGAGCCGATCGAGCCGCAAGCGTTCAACATGAACCCGTTTCCAACGAAGCGTCCGCCGTGTCAGATTCGCCGCGATCACTGTTGAGTTTGCCAAACGTCGCGATCGCTTTGCTCGCCGGGATCGTGGTCTATGGTTGGTACTCACCCAGCGACAGCACCGAAGTCGAAACGGGGGCGGCGTTGTGGTTCGGCGTTTTGTCGCTGGCCCTATTGACGCTGACTTGGGGCATTCGCGGTTGGAATGGTGAACTCGTTGATCCAAGCAATCGCAGATCAACGCATTGGATTGATGGAGCGACTTGGGCGTTAGCGATCTGGATGGCCGTTGCGGCTTGGGCGACTTGTCCCCCGGGGAACCTGAGGGCGGCAACCAACGAAGCGTGGCTTTGGGTTTCCGCGGCTGCCGTTTTTACATCGGCTCGCTACTGGCTGGCCGATATCGGCATCCGTCGCGCAGCGTGGAGCCTGATGATTTCGATCGCTGTCGCGACAGCGATCTTGGCTTTGTATCAGCAGGTGATCAGTTTGCCGCAAAGCCGAGCAGATTACCTCGCGGATCCCGATGGCACGCTCAGGATGCTGGGCTTGTCAGCACCGCTGGGTTCCGCCGAACGAATGATCTTTGAAAATCGATTGTTCGATGGCGGGCCGACCGCGACCTACGCGTTGGCCAATTCGATGGCGTGCGTCGTGCTGATCGGTTGCGTGCTGTCGTTGGGTTGGATGGTCAATCGGTGGCGACACAATTGTGTTTTGCAGAAAAGTTTCTCAGTCGCAGTTTTCGCATCGTGCTTTTTGGGGCTGCTGCTCTCCAGCAGTCGATCCGCATTTCTTGCGTTTGCAGTGGGCGCGGTTGCAGTGCTGCTGCTGTGCCGCGATCCATCACGGCAGGAATCCACCGAGCGAACAGCGAGACGATCGTTGCGACGATCATTTGCACTTGCGGGAGTTGGGGCTGGCGTGATGAGTCTGATCACCGTCGCGGTACTGTTATTCGGGCGCAAGGAATGGGTCGAACAAGCACCAGCGTCGCTCGCCTTTCGGCTGCAATACTGGCGAGCAACCTTGGCGATGGCGTGGCAACATCCGGTCTTCGGCGCGGGACCGGGTGGATTTCAGTCTCTGTATCAGCGGTATCGGACGCCGGGATTCAGTGAGCAGCCTGCCGATCCGCACAACTTTGTTTTCGAAACACTGGCATCGGGCGGTTTCGTTGCGGTCGGAATCTTGATCGTCTTGTCGGTTAGCATTGCTGTTGCCGTAGTCAAACGCCCCCCCAGTCCCCGTGGTGGACGAGGTCACGAGTCCCATCCACCCGCGATCGCCCCCCCGTACGTGAAAACCGACGCGTTTTGGTTGGGCGCAGGATTGTCACTCTCCATGATCTGGATCTTGGGAGCGTTGATCAATCGAATGCCTGATGGTGCGTCTCACATGATCGCTGTTCCCATCGCCATCGCAGTCGCGTGGGCATTGAATCGACGAGCAAGCGAGATGAATGACGCGACGTTGGACATTCTCAACGCCGTTGCCGGGCTCTGCGCTTTGATTCATCTGTCGGCCGCCGGTGGATGGACCGTGCCCGGCGTCGCCATGTTCGTGTGGTTGTTGGCGGCATCCGTGACGGCTGATTCACAGACAATCGCCGAAGTTGGAACCGATGATGAGTTGCCGCCGGATTCGCGGTCGCGGATGACCAGGGCGGCGATCGGCGTGGCCTCCGGACTGGCATTGCTGGTACTGATGCGGTTCATTTCACTCGGACCTGTGATGGACGCGGAGTTGGCGATGATGAAAGCCGAGCGGGTCGTCGAGTCCTCGCGTTCGGATTCCTCGGAGTCCGCAGTCCTGGACGCGATCCAGGATGCCATCGACGCGGACCCGTGGGCTGTTCGGGCACCGATGTGGCTGGCCAGCCAAACGAGCTGGCAAGTGATCCAGAGTGACACTGCGTCAAACCGCCAACAGTGGCTAGCCGCTATACGAAGTGTTCGTGATCGCGCGGGGCGGGACATCTCCGTCTATCGGACTTTGGGTGGCCAAACGTTGCACGTGTATCAGCGTTGGGGGCGGAACGAGGATCTGGAGCTTGCCCAGCAATTCTTTGAGCAGGCAATCGAGCATTCACCGTCCGACCAGGGACTACTGGCCCAATTGGCGGCCATCGAGGCGGCGACGGGAAACCTGGATCGGTCTCGTGAATTGGCCCGTCGGGCCCAAGAATTAGCGGATTTGTCGGGTGACGTGGTGCGTGACCTGCAGCGCCAATTCATTTTTGTCGTGCAGCACTTGGGGGGCCCTGCCGGTCAGGAGGCAGTTCGACGGCCAGCAAGCGAAGTCTTGGCGAACCAACTGTCGGGAATGGCCGTAAAGTAG
- a CDS encoding multiheme c-type cytochrome, which yields MSALQNACVLCGRVVIAWAGLLLTLTGCTSQSDQPSDSDVTAARLLSPHVVARPSLSSPLPDGFVAPSDFGSTHDAAGSFSAKVDPSQITAPTVVKRIGLDNSFDRHRAWSLERLHAEFASDRSDQLVQAIELIQKNGLPPLPEGADEDEAAEDAGVGGPAAAEDAGVGPSSSDLGPVEIIPTPRAQPEVKAEVIPTPLGIPERKMNGPITRIASEPEPAKGAPSQPANTPPNPKMTPGTVPVDDVDNEFGIAGLAGVKKEPDDYQTWEKPDVALFVTGNQHGYIEPCGCTGLDKQKGGVARRHTFMTQLRTKEWDLVPIDAGNQIRRIGQQAAIKFSWSSKALQVMKYEAVGFGPDDMRINPGDLIASALDSPEPIYVAGNLVLLDPSLIPSHKVVEKGKWKIGITTILDADELTAPLSPEVVLNDAEKSAKEVLGKLQSEGANFKVMTFFGSEEKAKKLAQQVPGYDLIIVSGGYGEPTYQPQPIENSTTQIILTGNKGMYVGLVSLRENKPFQYARVALTSEFEDSPEMRGIMKDYQRQLQDVGFADLGLKPIPHPSGEKFVGSEACGKCHTEAMAVWSGSAHFDATAHIVKPPEGRGDVPRHFDPECVSCHVTGWNPENYYPYETGYLSLENSKHLLGNGCENCHGPGGSHSAAEAEGSDVSLERKKELRMAMQLPLDKAKEHCMKCHDLDNSPDFHDEGAFEDEYWPEVEHYGVK from the coding sequence ATGTCGGCTCTGCAAAACGCTTGCGTGTTGTGTGGACGTGTTGTCATCGCATGGGCGGGACTATTGCTGACCCTGACAGGTTGCACATCGCAGTCGGACCAACCAAGCGATTCCGATGTGACGGCCGCGCGTTTGCTATCGCCCCACGTCGTGGCGAGGCCAAGTCTCTCCAGTCCGCTGCCCGATGGATTTGTCGCTCCGAGCGATTTCGGCAGCACACACGATGCTGCAGGTTCATTTTCGGCAAAGGTCGATCCGTCGCAGATCACCGCTCCGACCGTGGTCAAACGCATCGGGTTGGACAATTCGTTTGATCGTCACAGGGCTTGGAGCCTGGAGCGACTCCACGCCGAGTTCGCATCGGACCGCTCCGACCAACTCGTTCAGGCGATTGAGTTGATCCAAAAAAACGGCCTGCCGCCATTGCCCGAGGGCGCGGACGAAGATGAAGCGGCAGAGGATGCGGGGGTCGGTGGACCTGCCGCTGCAGAGGACGCAGGCGTTGGGCCATCGTCGTCCGATCTGGGTCCCGTTGAGATCATCCCCACGCCACGTGCGCAGCCGGAGGTCAAAGCGGAAGTGATCCCGACGCCTCTGGGGATCCCAGAACGCAAGATGAATGGGCCGATCACTCGCATCGCCTCCGAGCCCGAGCCCGCCAAGGGCGCGCCGTCTCAACCAGCCAACACGCCGCCCAACCCAAAGATGACTCCGGGGACAGTCCCTGTGGATGATGTCGACAATGAATTCGGCATCGCAGGGCTCGCCGGCGTCAAGAAGGAACCAGACGACTACCAGACTTGGGAAAAACCCGATGTGGCCTTGTTCGTCACCGGCAACCAACACGGGTACATCGAGCCGTGCGGCTGCACCGGATTGGACAAACAAAAGGGTGGCGTTGCCAGACGCCATACCTTCATGACCCAGTTGAGAACCAAAGAATGGGATCTCGTGCCCATTGATGCCGGCAATCAGATCCGCCGAATCGGACAACAGGCTGCGATCAAGTTCTCGTGGTCAAGCAAAGCCTTGCAGGTGATGAAGTACGAAGCGGTCGGCTTTGGTCCAGACGACATGCGAATCAACCCGGGTGATTTGATCGCCAGCGCCCTTGATTCCCCTGAACCGATCTATGTTGCTGGTAATTTGGTCCTGCTGGATCCCTCGCTGATCCCCAGTCACAAGGTTGTCGAGAAAGGCAAGTGGAAAATCGGCATCACGACGATCCTGGATGCGGACGAATTGACCGCGCCACTGAGTCCTGAGGTCGTGCTCAATGACGCAGAGAAATCGGCCAAGGAAGTCTTGGGCAAGCTGCAGAGTGAGGGCGCGAATTTCAAAGTCATGACGTTCTTTGGCTCTGAAGAAAAGGCAAAGAAGCTGGCGCAGCAGGTTCCCGGTTATGACCTGATCATCGTTTCGGGCGGCTACGGCGAACCGACGTATCAGCCACAGCCGATCGAGAACTCAACGACGCAAATCATCCTGACGGGCAATAAAGGCATGTACGTCGGGCTGGTTTCTTTGCGAGAAAACAAACCGTTTCAGTACGCTCGCGTTGCCTTGACCAGCGAGTTCGAAGATTCTCCCGAGATGCGTGGCATCATGAAAGACTATCAGCGTCAATTGCAAGACGTTGGTTTTGCCGATCTCGGCTTGAAACCCATCCCGCATCCTTCGGGTGAGAAGTTTGTCGGCTCGGAGGCGTGTGGGAAGTGTCACACGGAAGCCATGGCGGTATGGAGTGGCTCGGCGCACTTCGACGCCACGGCGCACATCGTCAAGCCACCGGAAGGACGCGGCGATGTCCCGCGTCACTTTGACCCCGAATGCGTCAGTTGCCACGTCACAGGCTGGAATCCGGAAAACTACTACCCCTACGAAACCGGATACTTGAGCCTCGAGAATTCCAAGCATCTGTTGGGGAACGGCTGCGAGAATTGCCATGGCCCAGGCGGCAGCCACTCGGCAGCCGAAGCCGAGGGCTCGGACGTTTCTTTGGAACGCAAGAAAGAATTGAGGATGGCGATGCAGTTGCCCTTGGACAAGGCGAAGGAGCACTGCATGAAATGCCACGATCTGGACAACAGCCCTGACTTTCACGACGAAGGTGCATTCGAAGACGAGTACTGGCCCGAAGTCGAACACTACGGCGTGAAGTAA
- a CDS encoding M24 family metallopeptidase: protein MTERINRLRDRFQDLKIDAMLVSNEINVGYLSGFTGDSSWLLITEGSATIFSDGRYRTQIASECPTLKCVIRTPSQQMVEMVREGVGELPDARIGIESQHISVAMMSSLTEKCPETNWQPVESAVEGLRMIKDAREIETLRRAVDINQRAYQSVVAKFRPEWTEREIAFELEATMRFLGGQGVSFQPIVGAGPNGALPHYRPGNVAIGDYPTLLVDWGTFYGGYASDMTRTLHRPDASEKFRSAYLAVLDAQLAAIDKIRPGVAAQDVDTAARDVLKNAGLGDYFVHGLGHGVGLQIHEAPRMSAVSTENLAVGMVITVEPGVYFEGDFGIRIEDDVLVTETGHEVLSTLPKGLDDCQLIL from the coding sequence GTGACTGAACGAATCAATCGCCTGCGTGACCGTTTTCAGGATTTGAAGATCGATGCGATGTTGGTTTCCAATGAAATCAACGTGGGCTACTTGAGCGGCTTTACCGGCGATAGCTCATGGTTGTTGATCACGGAGGGCTCCGCCACGATTTTCAGTGACGGTCGCTATCGCACTCAGATTGCCAGCGAGTGCCCCACGTTGAAATGCGTGATCCGCACGCCCAGCCAGCAAATGGTTGAGATGGTGCGAGAGGGTGTTGGCGAGTTGCCCGACGCTCGGATCGGAATCGAATCTCAGCACATCAGTGTTGCGATGATGTCTTCGCTGACAGAGAAATGCCCTGAAACGAATTGGCAGCCTGTCGAGTCGGCGGTCGAAGGCTTGCGGATGATCAAGGACGCGAGGGAGATCGAGACCTTGCGGCGGGCGGTGGACATCAACCAGCGTGCCTACCAGTCCGTGGTGGCAAAATTTCGACCGGAGTGGACCGAGCGCGAGATCGCGTTTGAGTTGGAAGCGACCATGCGGTTCTTGGGAGGGCAGGGAGTTAGCTTTCAGCCGATCGTGGGCGCAGGTCCCAACGGAGCCCTCCCTCACTACCGTCCCGGAAACGTGGCCATCGGCGATTACCCGACCCTGCTGGTCGACTGGGGGACTTTTTATGGCGGGTACGCCAGCGACATGACTCGGACGCTGCATCGCCCTGACGCGTCGGAAAAATTTCGGTCGGCCTATTTGGCGGTTCTGGACGCTCAACTGGCGGCGATCGACAAAATCAGGCCCGGTGTCGCTGCACAAGACGTCGACACGGCGGCCCGCGATGTGCTGAAGAACGCGGGCTTGGGCGACTATTTTGTCCACGGGCTTGGGCACGGAGTGGGGCTGCAAATCCACGAGGCGCCCCGCATGTCGGCCGTCAGCACGGAGAATTTGGCGGTCGGGATGGTCATCACGGTTGAGCCCGGTGTTTACTTTGAAGGCGATTTTGGGATTCGCATCGAAGACGACGTGCTGGTGACCGAAACAGGGCACGAGGTTTTGAGCACCTTGCCAAAGGGCCTCGATGATTGTCAGCTAATTCTGTAA
- the accB gene encoding acetyl-CoA carboxylase biotin carboxyl carrier protein translates to MSKGKHAGESVFDIERIREIVRLMEQHELVEVDLQQGDDRIKLNRGGVAPVYAAAPAAAQPAFAPAAAPAAAPAVPDNTITINAPMIGTFYSRANPDAEPFVQVGQTVTPDTIVCIVEAMKVFNEIPAECSGKVVEVLIQDQQAVDFGKPMFRIAPNA, encoded by the coding sequence ATGAGCAAAGGCAAGCACGCGGGCGAAAGCGTATTCGACATTGAACGCATTCGTGAAATCGTACGGCTGATGGAACAGCACGAGTTGGTGGAAGTCGACCTGCAGCAGGGTGACGATCGAATCAAGCTCAATCGCGGCGGCGTGGCCCCGGTCTATGCCGCAGCACCGGCCGCGGCGCAACCAGCCTTCGCCCCCGCAGCGGCACCCGCGGCCGCGCCGGCTGTTCCCGACAACACGATCACGATCAACGCGCCGATGATCGGAACGTTTTATTCTCGAGCCAATCCCGATGCCGAGCCGTTCGTGCAAGTCGGCCAGACGGTGACGCCGGACACGATCGTCTGCATCGTCGAGGCGATGAAGGTGTTCAATGAGATTCCCGCCGAGTGCAGCGGCAAAGTCGTCGAAGTCTTGATCCAGGACCAGCAGGCCGTTGACTTTGGCAAGCCCATGTTCCGCATTGCACCCAACGCGTGA
- a CDS encoding DUF1573 domain-containing protein: MKFYWLLIGLAVVTGSVSAWAYNYNRYGSREGRLGAITMDGTINGKNVMAEVAKGYSTSLAKVEMLNDPTFDFGAMAPGTKGNHTFTVKNVGGEPLTLELGATTCKCTLGKLANSSLAPGETTDIELEWNVSAGKTTFEQSAQVRTNDPMRPAIDFKISGLVLREMEIEPRELTFGSVASGDPFEFDFKIYSYMDEKIVPDSQAFASEELTKLTQFEVTEFEPSEADGVHKSAKQGFAIKAKVGSGMRQGAVSTNFLFGFQKLDENGDVISTEESTKEKGDKYYFTASAAGRVIGSLSMLEGQKVKSVSGGGYVFDFGKLGPEDSTIGKSFVVLKGSEKDATNLTIGESYPDDVIQAKLGDPIGRGSMKMYPLTLEVIVGEKPIELSGKNKDEYGWVWIESDNPKVSRMKLAVKVAAQPRP, from the coding sequence GTGAAGTTTTACTGGTTACTAATCGGACTGGCGGTGGTCACGGGCTCCGTTTCCGCCTGGGCGTACAACTACAACCGCTACGGTTCCCGCGAAGGGCGTCTCGGTGCCATCACGATGGACGGAACCATCAACGGCAAGAATGTGATGGCGGAAGTGGCCAAGGGCTACTCCACGTCGCTCGCCAAAGTCGAAATGCTTAATGACCCGACATTTGATTTCGGTGCGATGGCTCCGGGTACCAAGGGAAATCACACCTTCACGGTCAAGAATGTCGGCGGAGAGCCGCTGACACTGGAGCTGGGAGCGACGACCTGCAAATGCACGCTGGGAAAACTTGCCAACAGTTCTCTGGCCCCCGGCGAGACGACCGACATCGAGCTGGAATGGAACGTCAGTGCAGGGAAAACGACGTTTGAGCAGTCCGCTCAGGTGCGGACCAACGACCCGATGCGGCCCGCGATCGACTTCAAAATCAGTGGCCTTGTCCTGCGTGAAATGGAAATCGAACCTCGCGAACTGACCTTTGGTTCGGTGGCCTCGGGCGATCCGTTTGAGTTTGATTTCAAGATTTACAGCTACATGGATGAGAAAATCGTCCCGGATTCGCAGGCGTTTGCCAGCGAAGAGCTAACGAAATTGACGCAGTTCGAAGTCACGGAGTTTGAACCCAGCGAAGCCGACGGGGTCCACAAGTCGGCGAAACAAGGTTTTGCCATCAAAGCAAAGGTGGGATCGGGCATGCGGCAGGGTGCCGTCAGCACCAATTTCTTGTTCGGATTCCAGAAGCTTGACGAAAACGGCGACGTCATCTCAACCGAGGAATCGACCAAGGAAAAAGGTGACAAGTACTACTTTACCGCGTCCGCTGCCGGACGGGTCATTGGCTCCCTCAGTATGCTGGAAGGCCAGAAGGTCAAGTCCGTCAGCGGTGGCGGTTATGTCTTCGACTTCGGCAAGCTCGGCCCAGAAGACTCCACGATTGGCAAATCGTTTGTGGTGTTAAAGGGTAGCGAGAAGGACGCCACTAACCTTACCATTGGGGAAAGTTATCCCGATGACGTGATCCAGGCAAAATTGGGCGATCCGATCGGCAGGGGGTCTATGAAGATGTACCCGCTGACGCTGGAAGTTATCGTGGGTGAAAAGCCGATTGAGCTTTCAGGGAAAAACAAGGACGAGTACGGTTGGGTCTGGATCGAGTCCGATAATCCCAAAGTTAGCCGAATGAAGCTGGCGGTAAAGGTTGCCGCCCAGCCGAGGCCATAG
- the accC gene encoding acetyl-CoA carboxylase biotin carboxylase subunit — MFQKILIANRGEIALRIIRAAREMGIGTVAVYSTADAGSMHVQLADEAYCVGGPKSSESYLKIDQIIAAAEVGDVDAIHPGYGFLAENAHFNEVCRSSGFEFIGPSPTAMEQLGDKNTARSMAIANNVPVVPGSDGLIEDDATALATARQIGYPVLIKATAGGGGKGMRVAEDEESLLTSVQQARTEAEAAFGNGGVYLERYVTSPRHIEVQVIADTHGNVCHLFERDCSVQRRHQKLIEEAPSPNLPEERRQAICDAAVRMIRGANYSNAGTVEFIVDANNDFFFIEVNARIQVEHPVTEMITGVDLIKEQIRVASGLPLSFSQSDLQCTGHAIECRINAENPDRNFMPCPGKIQEFYAPGGFGVRFDSHVYGGYTVPPYYDSMIGKLIVHCKTRDEAIATMRRALKEIRSTGVTTTASFHDQVLQHPEFVAGTHDTKFVEREFTR, encoded by the coding sequence GTGTTCCAAAAAATCTTGATCGCCAATCGTGGCGAAATCGCACTGCGGATCATCCGCGCCGCCCGAGAGATGGGCATCGGCACCGTCGCGGTGTACAGCACCGCCGACGCGGGCTCGATGCACGTCCAATTGGCCGACGAAGCCTACTGTGTGGGCGGCCCCAAGAGTTCGGAGAGTTACCTGAAGATCGATCAGATCATCGCGGCTGCGGAAGTCGGCGATGTCGACGCGATCCACCCCGGCTACGGCTTCTTGGCCGAGAACGCTCATTTCAACGAAGTCTGTCGGTCCAGTGGCTTTGAGTTCATCGGTCCCAGCCCCACGGCGATGGAACAGTTGGGCGACAAGAATACGGCCCGATCGATGGCGATCGCCAACAACGTTCCAGTCGTGCCCGGCAGCGATGGCTTGATCGAAGACGACGCGACGGCGTTGGCAACGGCTCGTCAGATCGGTTATCCGGTTTTGATCAAAGCGACCGCGGGTGGCGGTGGCAAAGGCATGCGGGTGGCTGAAGACGAGGAGTCGCTGCTTACTTCGGTGCAGCAAGCACGCACGGAGGCCGAAGCCGCATTTGGCAATGGCGGGGTGTACTTGGAACGTTACGTCACCTCACCGCGGCATATCGAAGTCCAAGTGATCGCGGACACACACGGCAATGTTTGCCATTTGTTCGAACGCGATTGCAGCGTTCAACGTCGGCATCAGAAACTGATCGAAGAAGCCCCCAGTCCGAACTTGCCCGAAGAACGTCGGCAGGCGATCTGCGATGCGGCGGTCAGGATGATCCGCGGCGCGAATTACTCCAACGCCGGTACGGTCGAGTTCATCGTTGATGCAAACAATGATTTCTTTTTCATCGAAGTCAACGCGCGGATTCAGGTGGAACACCCGGTCACCGAAATGATCACCGGTGTGGACTTGATCAAAGAACAGATTCGGGTCGCCTCGGGGCTGCCCTTGTCGTTCAGCCAGTCGGACTTGCAATGCACCGGCCACGCGATTGAGTGCCGGATCAACGCCGAGAACCCGGATCGAAATTTCATGCCGTGCCCGGGCAAGATCCAAGAGTTCTACGCTCCAGGCGGATTCGGCGTCCGGTTCGATTCGCACGTTTATGGCGGCTACACGGTGCCACCGTACTACGACTCGATGATCGGCAAGCTAATCGTTCACTGCAAAACGCGGGACGAGGCGATCGCGACGATGCGACGGGCGTTGAAAGAGATCCGCAGCACCGGCGTCACCACCACGGCGTCGTTTCATGACCAAGTCCTGCAGCATCCGGAGTTTGTCGCCGGCACGCACGACACCAAATTCGTCGAACGCGAATTCACTCGTTGA